In Marivirga salinae, a single window of DNA contains:
- a CDS encoding serine hydrolase domain-containing protein yields MKKLKNAAIITACIIAWTLFVGFGFINGYLLRTLDSCDTSEEFFKAVKEGLKTEFVGNLAMAMIEEGEVTKTYFYSHDNEKIDEHSAFPVASISKWATAVGVLKLVEEGKLELDRPVEDYLTRWHLPKTEYDNNEVTVRRLLSHSAGFDDQLGYNGFAADEKIQRLEESLDKAADAGSWTDGKTIVGYEPGGPHMYSGASYTLLQLLIEEVTQMSYQEFMASQIFEPVGMKNTSFLLTDSTEIGLVDVYKTDSTIRPMKRFTAKAAAGLMISLDDLSKLMIGLMPSKATVLSPDMIEKMRSPQSYKNGHAFYGLGPRLYGHPLGKSRTFGHDGSGNDAINAAARMDFETSSGIIILETGHYAFASDMADEWLFWKADIADRVVMQRNIPYLLALLVFGYLFILAVSIWNRRIRK; encoded by the coding sequence ATGAAGAAATTAAAAAACGCAGCTATTATTACTGCTTGTATTATTGCCTGGACACTCTTTGTTGGCTTTGGTTTTATCAATGGGTATCTTTTGAGAACCCTTGATTCATGCGATACTTCAGAGGAATTTTTCAAGGCTGTAAAAGAGGGCTTAAAAACTGAATTTGTTGGAAATCTAGCTATGGCGATGATTGAAGAGGGAGAGGTGACCAAAACTTACTTTTATTCGCATGATAATGAAAAGATAGACGAACATTCAGCTTTTCCTGTAGCCTCTATAAGTAAGTGGGCAACGGCCGTTGGAGTACTAAAATTAGTAGAAGAAGGTAAACTTGAGCTTGACAGGCCAGTAGAGGACTATTTAACCCGATGGCATTTGCCCAAAACTGAGTATGACAATAATGAAGTGACAGTCAGACGACTTCTTTCTCATTCTGCGGGCTTTGATGACCAATTAGGTTACAATGGTTTTGCAGCTGACGAAAAAATCCAAAGGTTAGAAGAATCACTGGACAAAGCGGCAGACGCAGGTAGTTGGACCGATGGTAAAACCATAGTAGGATATGAGCCGGGTGGGCCTCATATGTACTCTGGTGCAAGCTATACTTTGCTGCAGTTGCTAATAGAAGAAGTCACTCAAATGTCTTATCAAGAATTTATGGCATCACAAATTTTTGAGCCTGTAGGTATGAAAAATACCAGTTTTCTTTTAACAGACAGTACAGAAATTGGATTAGTGGATGTATACAAAACAGATAGCACCATTCGCCCTATGAAAAGATTCACGGCTAAGGCAGCTGCCGGCTTGATGATTAGTCTGGATGATCTATCAAAGTTGATGATCGGACTGATGCCATCGAAGGCCACTGTTCTATCTCCAGATATGATTGAAAAAATGAGAAGCCCTCAAAGCTATAAAAATGGACATGCATTTTACGGTCTGGGTCCAAGGTTATACGGTCATCCCTTAGGGAAATCCAGAACCTTTGGACACGATGGAAGTGGCAATGATGCAATCAACGCAGCGGCTAGAATGGATTTTGAAACGAGCTCCGGCATCATCATCTTAGAAACGGGCCATTACGCTTTTGCCTCCGATATGGCTGATGAATGGCTGTTCTGGAAAGCCGATATTGCCGATAGGGTAGTGATGCAGCGGAATATTCCTTATCTCTTAGCATTATTAGTTTTTGGGTATCTATTTATTTTGGCTGTTTCCATTTGGAATAGAAGAATAAGAAAATAA
- a CDS encoding OmpA family protein, whose protein sequence is MKYFLLLLFGCTSPLFLSAQTHYLMQEDFTSPTFGWQFKSDSNAHYHYDGQRLRIDRSNKTDRFGTYTHLAINPEKDYKIEAMVMQTQGGNAGSYGIHWGSHYSSKSTFSFIINSSGSFNIYSSWGKRIKEFTAWRKSDAIRVKGQDNKLTIHKREETIFFSINEQEVAQIPASKVHFQGGRIGMVLNGDIGISVDYFHVLQDKPAINQLANKPKLIKEKLPKSINTKAQELNPIVSYDGKSLYFSRNEGDESAQEIWLSSLENEQWGAPVKLGFPLNTPGDNNVMGIATDNSKLLLSNTYAKDGLSLISNGYSMSEWQDDHWSIPEKVKISSYINSSNTAETSLSVTGKRMVLSLKTGYNEGMNDLYLSNYTSYIHSWSGPRTLGKVVNSFGNESAPFLAADGKTLYFSSEGHSGYGDMDIFMSRMLDDRGFEWSEPINLASEINTPNWDGYFTIPAHGNWAYMVSESDSAAQLDIYRVKLPEALKPDPVVLIKGRILDANTKEPLQAQLYFESLPKGRRQNAVKSNARDGSYQIILPYGKHYGYYTQLAGYLSTHGNIDLKEKENYQEITRDIYLSPLSEGSFISLNNVYFGQGSFEILEASYPELDRLIRLMRSSETMEIEIGGHTERRGSARLNKILSQDRADAVKAYIVQAGIEENRIKTKGYGSSKPVTDGKTEKERKQNRRVEYTILSL, encoded by the coding sequence ATGAAGTACTTTTTGCTGCTGCTTTTTGGCTGCACTTCTCCCCTTTTCTTGTCTGCGCAAACCCACTATTTAATGCAGGAAGATTTTACATCTCCCACTTTTGGATGGCAGTTCAAAAGTGATAGCAATGCACACTATCATTATGACGGTCAGCGCTTAAGAATTGATCGGTCCAATAAAACAGATAGATTTGGTACTTATACACACCTTGCCATTAATCCTGAAAAAGACTATAAAATAGAAGCTATGGTAATGCAAACGCAAGGTGGAAATGCGGGCTCCTACGGTATCCATTGGGGCTCTCATTACAGTAGTAAATCAACCTTCTCTTTTATCATCAATTCATCAGGAAGCTTTAATATTTATTCCAGTTGGGGCAAAAGAATAAAGGAGTTTACAGCCTGGCGGAAGTCTGATGCAATTCGAGTAAAAGGCCAAGACAATAAATTGACGATTCATAAGCGAGAGGAAACTATTTTCTTCAGCATAAATGAGCAGGAAGTTGCCCAAATACCTGCGAGCAAGGTCCATTTTCAAGGAGGCAGAATAGGGATGGTTTTGAATGGAGATATTGGCATCAGCGTGGATTATTTTCATGTATTACAGGATAAACCTGCCATCAATCAACTGGCCAACAAACCTAAATTGATAAAAGAGAAGTTGCCCAAAAGCATAAATACCAAGGCTCAAGAACTAAACCCTATCGTCTCTTATGATGGAAAAAGCTTATATTTTTCTCGAAATGAAGGCGATGAATCGGCACAGGAAATATGGCTATCCAGCTTAGAGAATGAGCAATGGGGAGCTCCAGTAAAGCTAGGATTTCCTTTGAATACACCTGGCGACAATAATGTTATGGGGATTGCTACTGATAATTCCAAGCTACTCTTAAGCAATACCTATGCAAAAGATGGTCTCAGTTTGATCAGCAATGGCTATTCAATGTCTGAATGGCAAGATGACCATTGGTCCATTCCTGAGAAAGTGAAGATTTCAAGCTATATCAACTCTTCCAATACCGCTGAAACGAGCCTTTCTGTTACGGGTAAACGTATGGTCCTTTCTTTAAAAACAGGATACAATGAAGGGATGAATGATTTATACCTTTCCAATTACACCTCATATATCCACTCTTGGTCTGGGCCAAGGACTTTAGGGAAAGTAGTCAACAGCTTTGGCAATGAAAGCGCTCCCTTTTTAGCGGCTGATGGTAAAACGCTCTATTTCTCTAGTGAAGGTCATTCAGGTTATGGTGATATGGATATCTTTATGAGCCGCATGTTGGATGATCGAGGATTTGAATGGAGTGAACCCATTAATCTAGCTTCTGAAATTAACACTCCTAACTGGGACGGTTATTTTACAATTCCGGCTCACGGAAATTGGGCTTATATGGTTTCCGAAAGTGATAGTGCTGCCCAATTAGATATTTATCGAGTAAAACTACCCGAGGCGCTAAAACCCGATCCGGTAGTGCTGATAAAGGGCAGGATTTTAGATGCCAACACTAAAGAACCTTTACAAGCACAGCTCTATTTTGAATCATTACCCAAAGGAAGAAGACAGAATGCTGTAAAGTCTAATGCAAGGGATGGCAGCTACCAAATCATTCTTCCTTACGGTAAGCATTATGGCTACTATACGCAGCTAGCCGGCTATTTATCTACCCACGGCAATATCGATTTAAAAGAAAAGGAAAACTATCAGGAGATTACCCGTGACATCTATTTGAGTCCGCTAAGCGAAGGCTCCTTTATAAGTTTAAATAACGTTTATTTTGGGCAAGGGAGCTTTGAGATTCTTGAAGCCTCTTATCCTGAATTAGACCGATTAATAAGACTTATGCGATCTTCTGAAACCATGGAAATAGAAATTGGAGGGCATACTGAGCGAAGAGGTTCTGCAAGGCTCAATAAGATCTTATCGCAGGATAGAGCGGATGCTGTGAAAGCTTATATAGTGCAAGCAGGCATTGAAGAGAACAGAATTAAAACAAAAGGCTATGGCTCGTCCAAACCTGTAACAGATGGCAAAACAGAAAAAGAGCGTAAGCAGAATAGACGAGTGGAATATACTATATTGTCTTTGTAA
- a CDS encoding PKD domain-containing protein: MNFQSPFRYALKLVAICILIIGITSCAEDEVDPDKPISCISFPEDQFEARQIISFESCSENASSFSWDFGDGSTAQQENPNHAYNNPGTYEVSLTVSDSLGNEASSTKEIVIIQPSIIRHSGMITKDETWEAGVVHLITNTGVYLDNAILTIEPGTTILFQENTVLSVYNDTDSKNALIANGTESAPIIFTSAKENKSPGDWSGLNFHGVNTAKHSELSYCTIEYGGISFDSPRPLITIREGADVSFEHCTFQYANELGIELDRFSEFFAFNNNTIREIEDYAISISCNKVESLGQDNQIEDEGILVDWVYIEEDVTWSKQTAPYVPDGDLRIGSTEGATLTISEGVRIEFLSSSSLRSYGTETSATIKVNGTASDPVIFTAHDPENSTYDNWKGVHLTAEFTPDSYFHHVIFEKAEHNSDFSSVINVSGTTLNMENCIIDASKSWGVELANSATLGVYANNDIANILSYSMRIRGHHIDDIDEGNQFSSGKNIHIPYEANITETVTWRAFDVEYEFPNRVYVGSPEGNVLTLAPGVKIDGEIYIGTTGVGTTSSTSVPGGLIAVGTADQPIELTGEDVNASPIRFNAQTLPESIVSYCHIKDASMGTRVSNIYNDASNPYPRIEHSTFENIDKYGIWYGNSNPDIADNNTFINIGEADIHNAY, encoded by the coding sequence ATGAATTTTCAAAGTCCCTTTAGATACGCATTAAAATTAGTAGCTATTTGTATTTTAATTATAGGCATCACTTCTTGTGCGGAAGACGAGGTTGATCCAGATAAACCTATTTCTTGTATTAGTTTTCCTGAAGATCAATTTGAAGCAAGACAAATAATTTCTTTTGAATCATGCTCAGAAAATGCTAGCTCCTTCTCTTGGGATTTTGGCGATGGCAGTACCGCACAACAAGAAAATCCTAATCATGCTTATAACAATCCTGGAACCTATGAAGTAAGCTTAACAGTTAGTGATAGCCTGGGAAATGAAGCTTCTTCAACCAAAGAGATTGTTATCATACAACCTTCCATTATAAGACATAGTGGCATGATAACTAAAGATGAGACCTGGGAAGCAGGGGTGGTTCACTTAATTACCAATACAGGTGTCTATCTGGATAATGCCATATTAACCATCGAGCCAGGGACCACTATCCTATTTCAAGAGAATACTGTTTTATCTGTCTATAATGATACAGATTCAAAAAATGCTTTAATAGCAAATGGAACGGAGTCCGCTCCCATCATTTTCACCTCTGCAAAAGAAAATAAATCGCCAGGCGACTGGTCAGGACTTAATTTTCATGGTGTGAATACCGCTAAACATTCAGAATTAAGTTATTGTACGATAGAATACGGAGGGATTAGTTTTGATTCCCCACGACCCTTAATCACTATTAGAGAAGGAGCAGATGTGAGCTTTGAACATTGTACCTTTCAATATGCAAATGAGCTTGGGATTGAACTAGACAGGTTTAGTGAATTTTTCGCATTTAACAACAATACAATTCGTGAAATTGAAGATTATGCGATTTCGATTTCTTGTAATAAAGTCGAATCCTTAGGCCAGGATAATCAAATTGAGGATGAAGGTATTTTAGTTGACTGGGTGTATATCGAGGAAGACGTTACCTGGTCTAAGCAAACAGCACCTTACGTACCTGATGGTGATTTAAGGATCGGTTCTACTGAAGGAGCTACCCTAACCATTTCAGAAGGTGTAAGAATCGAATTTTTATCGTCTTCCAGCCTAAGATCGTATGGAACGGAAACAAGTGCTACCATAAAAGTGAATGGAACAGCATCTGATCCCGTTATATTCACCGCCCACGATCCTGAAAATAGTACGTATGACAATTGGAAAGGAGTACACTTAACAGCAGAATTTACTCCTGACTCCTATTTCCACCATGTAATTTTTGAAAAAGCAGAACATAACTCTGATTTTAGTTCAGTTATTAATGTATCGGGCACAACCCTAAATATGGAGAATTGTATCATCGATGCTAGTAAAAGTTGGGGGGTAGAACTAGCGAATTCTGCTACACTAGGCGTTTATGCCAATAATGATATCGCCAATATTTTAAGCTATTCGATGCGAATAAGAGGCCATCATATCGATGATATTGACGAAGGAAACCAATTTAGTAGTGGCAAAAATATCCATATCCCTTATGAGGCCAATATTACAGAAACGGTCACTTGGCGGGCTTTCGATGTAGAATATGAATTTCCCAATAGAGTATATGTTGGATCACCGGAAGGGAATGTATTGACACTTGCTCCCGGGGTTAAAATAGATGGAGAGATATATATTGGTACTACAGGAGTTGGTACAACAAGTTCTACATCAGTACCTGGGGGACTTATTGCTGTTGGGACCGCTGATCAACCTATCGAATTAACTGGTGAAGATGTCAACGCAAGCCCTATCAGGTTTAATGCACAAACCTTGCCTGAAAGTATAGTTTCCTATTGTCACATTAAAGATGCATCCATGGGGACTCGCGTGAGTAATATCTATAATGATGCTTCAAATCCATATCCCAGAATTGAACACTCTACCTTTGAAAATATTGATAAATATGGTATTTGGTATGGTAATTCCAATCCTGATATTGCCGATAATAATACCTTTATCAACATTGGGGAAGCGGATATTCATAACGCATACTAA